One genomic window of Deltaproteobacteria bacterium includes the following:
- a CDS encoding DUF2461 domain-containing protein — MPLDREFQGFSPQAVDFYVELTRNNNKGWFESHKDTFETHVLAPARAFVVGMGERLRNIAPGIHADPRVNRSLFRIQRDIRFSPDKSPYKTHLGIWMWEGEGPRMERPGFYFHLEPPFLMLAAGMREFSKPVLEAYRSAAVDREWGAALKDAIESVTSKGSYIVGERHYKKVPRGFDPHHANAELLLHNGLTVRTESPIPPEFYSEELLDYCFVRFVEMKPVHEWLFRLLERMDA, encoded by the coding sequence ATGCCGTTGGACCGGGAATTCCAGGGGTTTTCACCTCAAGCCGTTGATTTCTATGTCGAACTGACCCGTAACAACAACAAGGGTTGGTTTGAGAGTCACAAGGACACGTTCGAGACGCATGTTTTGGCGCCGGCCCGGGCGTTCGTCGTGGGAATGGGCGAACGTCTGAGGAACATCGCCCCGGGAATCCACGCCGATCCGAGAGTTAACCGCTCGTTGTTCCGGATCCAGCGCGACATCCGATTCAGCCCGGACAAATCGCCCTACAAGACCCATCTGGGCATCTGGATGTGGGAAGGCGAAGGACCCCGGATGGAGCGTCCCGGCTTCTATTTTCATCTCGAGCCGCCGTTCCTCATGCTTGCGGCCGGCATGCGTGAATTTTCGAAGCCGGTTCTGGAAGCCTATCGTTCCGCCGCAGTGGACCGTGAATGGGGCGCGGCCCTGAAAGACGCCATCGAGTCGGTTACTTCGAAGGGCTCGTATATAGTCGGCGAAAGGCATTACAAGAAAGTTCCCAGAGGATTCGATCCCCATCATGCCAATGCGGAATTGCTCCTGCACAACGGCCTTACGGTGCGCACCGAATCCCCCATTCCACCGGAGTTCTATTCGGAAGAGCTTCTGGACTATTGCTTTGTCCGATTTGTCGAAATGAAGCCCGTACACGAATGGCTTTTCCGGCTCCTCGAACGCATGGACGCATAA
- a CDS encoding tetratricopeptide repeat protein: MKRLLQIILVLAIASVIACAAGRHIRHGNEQFAAKDYEAAVKEYEQALAIESELANDDVFQERLRKARVEVLYKEGKDLGKRLQWDEAIRRYTRCLELDRSHAQAKEALAEARKESSKVHLQAGLSLASNGKLYEAVDELTLSVELDPDNRAAQDALDIALKAKEENERKAEEQYRTGMSHFQQKDWNKSLEEFRACVETNPGHVLARSKAREAQDRIDSAKVLYDRGMEFFGRKDWDPATDQFEAAIRVSPFFQEPRKRIEEAAESKKQAELFSLNGDAYFEEKRWDEAIGVYRKALDVDPNHALSKNRLAKALVEAAAKHSSDGLASLNEGDAGRAVAEFTSALECAPDFSVAREGLAGIFYRQGSDFETAGKPGNALIEFRKALLMDPDYANARQKAAAIEQLIAKRTAYKVALLPFSNRSKDCAVAENLSDRLLDSLVRRGMEHIEILERRTLNNILEKQRLSMNNLADPDGALPAGGIQAVGAIIRGQVSSFRIYFQESITSTSQKYQSGARQVKNYTYYDAQQDVWDLQDKVSRERDYVSRYRAEYNDAQSKAYSAQKTYNDFSRSFDVEWCRSYAHSKESSKYRNCGDVLATLGTLKSDMDGSRRGIDDIKSRLSMRERQLEVLERKLRSAQNRFLYTDAYIDVPVYSLWHYRIHQVTKLCSLSVTCQAVDVPTGSILFSNTAGRTAEDGDDYVDNPNPSAGVHGNPLNLKSDTELTNQVVDGVVGEIADHIAVSLETYGDTYFRLGNEAAGNGHTLDAVEQYVNFLYCCPKCDPSRRTEAMDFIKKARSYSCNDIEASDCEGYWGFHTKDAESQKDSAEEM, translated from the coding sequence ATGAAACGTCTGCTGCAAATCATCCTGGTTCTCGCTATTGCATCGGTGATCGCCTGCGCGGCCGGCCGCCACATCAGACATGGAAACGAGCAGTTTGCGGCGAAAGATTATGAGGCGGCGGTAAAGGAGTATGAACAGGCCCTGGCGATAGAGTCCGAGCTTGCGAATGACGACGTGTTCCAGGAGCGGCTCAGGAAGGCCCGCGTCGAAGTTCTCTATAAGGAGGGAAAGGATCTAGGAAAGCGGCTACAATGGGATGAAGCCATCAGGCGGTACACCCGGTGTCTCGAACTGGACCGGAGTCATGCGCAGGCAAAGGAAGCACTCGCCGAGGCGCGTAAAGAATCTTCGAAAGTACACCTGCAGGCTGGGCTGAGCCTGGCGAGCAACGGGAAGCTCTATGAGGCCGTCGATGAATTGACCCTGTCGGTCGAGCTGGATCCTGACAATAGAGCCGCCCAGGACGCGTTGGACATCGCTCTGAAGGCAAAGGAGGAAAACGAGCGAAAAGCCGAAGAGCAATACAGGACGGGTATGTCCCACTTTCAGCAAAAGGACTGGAACAAATCCTTAGAGGAATTTCGAGCGTGCGTAGAAACCAACCCGGGCCATGTGCTTGCCAGATCCAAGGCCAGAGAGGCCCAGGACCGGATCGATTCCGCCAAGGTGTTGTACGACAGGGGGATGGAATTCTTCGGGCGGAAAGATTGGGATCCGGCAACGGATCAATTCGAAGCGGCGATCAGAGTCAGTCCATTTTTTCAGGAGCCCCGAAAGCGAATCGAGGAGGCCGCCGAAAGCAAAAAACAAGCGGAGTTGTTTTCCCTGAACGGAGACGCCTATTTCGAAGAGAAACGCTGGGATGAAGCCATTGGAGTCTACAGAAAGGCCCTGGACGTTGATCCCAACCACGCTCTTTCAAAGAACAGGCTGGCAAAAGCACTGGTCGAGGCGGCCGCGAAACACAGTTCCGACGGCCTGGCCTCTTTGAACGAGGGCGATGCGGGAAGAGCCGTGGCGGAATTCACTTCGGCCCTCGAGTGCGCGCCCGATTTTTCTGTTGCCAGAGAAGGATTAGCCGGCATTTTCTACCGGCAGGGCTCGGATTTCGAAACCGCCGGCAAACCGGGCAATGCGCTGATCGAATTCAGGAAAGCATTGCTCATGGACCCGGACTACGCCAATGCTCGACAAAAAGCAGCCGCCATCGAGCAACTGATAGCCAAGCGCACCGCTTACAAGGTGGCGCTGCTTCCCTTCTCGAACCGCTCGAAAGATTGCGCCGTCGCCGAGAATTTGAGCGATAGACTTCTGGACTCGCTCGTAAGGCGCGGCATGGAGCATATAGAAATTTTGGAAAGACGAACGTTGAATAACATCCTAGAAAAACAGCGTCTGAGTATGAATAATTTGGCGGATCCGGATGGGGCGCTACCCGCCGGCGGAATTCAAGCCGTGGGTGCGATCATCAGGGGGCAGGTCTCTTCCTTCCGGATATATTTCCAGGAATCGATCACCTCAACGTCGCAAAAATATCAATCCGGCGCCAGGCAAGTCAAAAACTACACCTACTACGATGCACAACAGGACGTCTGGGACCTGCAGGACAAGGTGAGTCGCGAAAGGGACTACGTCTCGCGCTACAGGGCTGAATACAATGACGCCCAAAGCAAAGCCTACAGCGCCCAAAAGACATACAATGATTTTAGCCGCTCATTTGACGTGGAGTGGTGCAGGAGTTACGCACATAGCAAAGAGTCTTCAAAATATAGAAACTGTGGTGACGTACTCGCTACATTGGGAACGCTTAAATCGGACATGGACGGCAGCAGGAGAGGCATTGACGATATAAAGAGCCGATTGAGCATGCGAGAAAGACAGTTGGAGGTTTTGGAACGCAAGTTGCGATCCGCTCAAAACAGATTTCTGTACACGGACGCATACATAGACGTGCCGGTATATAGCCTATGGCACTACCGCATTCACCAGGTTACGAAGCTTTGTTCCCTTTCCGTAACCTGCCAAGCCGTTGACGTCCCGACCGGAAGCATTCTGTTTTCAAATACGGCAGGCAGGACCGCGGAAGATGGAGATGATTACGTGGATAACCCTAATCCTTCGGCGGGAGTGCATGGCAACCCGCTGAACCTGAAGTCCGATACGGAATTAACCAACCAGGTCGTCGATGGCGTGGTTGGGGAGATTGCGGATCACATCGCTGTTTCGCTTGAAACCTACGGAGATACGTATTTCAGATTGGGCAACGAGGCTGCCGGAAACGGCCATACCCTAGACGCCGTCGAGCAATACGTGAACTTTCTCTACTGTTGTCCGAAATGCGACCCTTCCCGCAGAACGGAAGCCATGGACTTCATAAAGAAGGCCAGAAGCTATAGTTGTAATGACATCGAGGCGTCGGACTGCGAAGGATATTGGGGCTTCCATACAAAGGATGCAGAATCCCAAAAAGATTCGGCGGAGGAAATGTAA
- a CDS encoding tetratricopeptide repeat protein, which yields MRSALLRMEINPEAIDRSRPSAVERLKKEVSRLQQEVESAKRHGSKELASELMSALGDKLVLIGDLDQALGTYNDALRVSREIGDRKGEADVLNDISQVCKVRGEYDSALSYLEESLSIRKKIGDREGEGTILNNISQIYKVHGEYDTALDYLRQSLAISREIGDRQGEGATLNNISQVYDARGEYDTAVEYLEQALAIQRAIGDRKGEGTTLNNMATTFLSRGEYDTALDYLRQSLTISREIGDRQGEGVTLNNMATTLLARGEYDTAQDYLRQSLAIRREIGDRSATEPRQP from the coding sequence ATGCGAAGCGCACTCCTGCGCATGGAGATAAATCCGGAAGCCATAGACCGATCTCGTCCTTCCGCCGTGGAGCGCTTGAAGAAAGAGGTGTCGCGTCTGCAGCAGGAGGTGGAGAGCGCCAAGCGACACGGATCGAAGGAATTAGCGTCGGAGTTGATGTCGGCTCTTGGTGACAAACTCGTTTTGATCGGTGACCTCGATCAGGCCCTCGGCACCTACAATGACGCCCTCCGGGTCAGTAGGGAGATCGGCGACCGCAAGGGCGAAGCGGACGTACTAAACGATATTTCACAAGTTTGTAAAGTTAGGGGCGAATACGACTCGGCCCTGAGTTACCTTGAGGAGTCTTTGTCCATCCGAAAGAAGATTGGTGACCGCGAAGGCGAAGGGACCATCCTGAACAATATTTCTCAAATCTACAAAGTCCACGGCGAATACGACACGGCCCTGGATTACCTCCGACAATCTCTGGCCATTAGTAGGGAGATCGGCGACCGACAAGGCGAGGGCGCCACCCTGAACAATATTTCCCAAGTCTATGATGCGAGAGGCGAATACGACACGGCCGTGGAGTATCTCGAACAAGCTTTAGCCATACAACGGGCCATCGGCGACCGCAAGGGCGAAGGGACCACCCTGAACAATATGGCTACCACCTTCTTGTCGAGAGGCGAATACGACACGGCCCTGGATTACCTCCGACAATCTCTGACCATCAGTAGGGAGATCGGCGACCGACAAGGCGAGGGCGTCACCCTGAACAATATGGCTACCACCCTCTTGGCGAGAGGCGAATACGACACGGCCCAGGATTACCTCCGACAATCTCTGGCCATTAGAAGGGAGATCGGCGACCGCTCCGCCACGGAACCGCGTCAGCCGTAG
- a CDS encoding single-stranded DNA-binding protein yields MSVNKAILIGRLGRDPEVRYTNQGSQVTTFSLATDEAWTDRNGERQKRTEWHRVVTWGKLAEICGQYLKKGSQVFVEGKLQTREWEDRDGNKRYTTEVVAREMKMLDSKGAGDSRMEEPPPPDEPFAAGGGEEDDIPF; encoded by the coding sequence ATGAGTGTCAACAAGGCGATTCTTATCGGCCGACTGGGAAGAGATCCGGAAGTTCGCTACACCAACCAGGGAAGCCAGGTGACCACCTTCAGCCTCGCCACGGACGAGGCGTGGACGGATCGGAACGGCGAACGACAGAAGCGAACGGAATGGCACCGCGTCGTGACTTGGGGGAAGCTGGCCGAGATTTGCGGCCAGTATTTGAAAAAAGGATCGCAGGTGTTCGTCGAGGGAAAACTCCAGACCCGTGAATGGGAAGACCGGGACGGAAACAAGCGGTATACGACGGAAGTGGTTGCCCGGGAGATGAAAATGCTCGATTCTAAAGGCGCGGGCGACAGTCGCATGGAAGAGCCTCCTCCGCCGGACGAGCCTTTTGCGGCCGGCGGTGGGGAAGAAGACGATATTCCTTTCTGA
- the dnaX gene encoding DNA polymerase III subunit gamma/tau: protein MSYLVLARAWRPQTFEDVVGQKHVTQTLKNAIAQRRVAHAYLFSGPRGVGKTSLARILAKALNCEEGPTDRPCGVCTHCVEIRDGTSIDVQEIDGASNRGIEEIRELRENARYLPSGSRYKIYIIDEVHMLTKEAFNSLLKTLEEPPRHVLFMFATTEAHRVPPTILSRCQTFLFRRIPASDIEDHLRKIVDKEGIEMEPGGLAVLARQADGSVRDSLSLLDQVISYGDRKVTAAMVRNVLGLVDRSFVLALLENLVRKRIADVLNTLEEVYAAGYDLKQFYYLLVLEARNLLLRKTGARFSDVLEGEDEVILQRVLDRVSAAWLQAAQHQLLSMDAELRFASFPRLVLEMGLLRLAHLGEFYGLETLPPVASEKDTGPDSQVFECSKKTGRDSDSAVRESPAIFGTGAESGAGEDGTNDVSEDEQAGQEPEEHSIELCATSGPEETGIKSISGSFDQGCFIDSLALQKPALGVILKHAHVFRDGNGVLVIQLPSTSSFNASMVRDSRDELSRVASEVAGTTMNVRIEETGPSREARPVTQERLDEGLGQMQKKALAHPMIKEIKAVFKGEMVEFIPPAPLKNKE, encoded by the coding sequence ATGTCATATCTTGTTTTGGCCCGTGCATGGCGCCCGCAAACGTTTGAAGACGTGGTGGGACAAAAGCACGTTACCCAGACTCTGAAGAACGCGATAGCCCAGCGCCGGGTGGCCCACGCTTACCTGTTCAGCGGGCCGAGAGGGGTCGGAAAAACATCCCTGGCGAGGATATTGGCGAAAGCGCTGAACTGCGAGGAAGGCCCTACTGACCGCCCCTGCGGAGTCTGCACGCACTGCGTGGAGATTCGGGACGGCACGTCCATAGACGTGCAGGAGATCGACGGCGCCTCCAATCGGGGAATCGAGGAGATTCGGGAACTCAGGGAAAACGCACGTTATCTGCCCTCAGGAAGCCGTTACAAGATCTATATCATCGATGAAGTTCACATGCTGACCAAGGAAGCCTTCAACTCCCTGTTGAAGACCCTCGAGGAACCACCGCGGCACGTGTTGTTCATGTTCGCCACCACGGAAGCGCACCGGGTTCCCCCAACCATCCTATCCAGGTGTCAAACGTTTCTCTTCAGGAGGATTCCGGCCTCCGACATCGAGGATCATCTCCGAAAGATCGTGGACAAAGAGGGTATCGAGATGGAGCCCGGGGGACTTGCGGTTCTGGCGCGCCAGGCGGACGGCAGTGTGCGGGATTCGCTGAGTCTTCTGGACCAGGTGATCTCCTATGGCGATCGGAAGGTGACGGCGGCCATGGTTCGAAACGTACTCGGGCTCGTGGATCGATCCTTCGTCCTGGCGCTGTTGGAGAACCTCGTCAGAAAACGCATAGCGGACGTTTTAAATACACTGGAAGAAGTCTATGCGGCCGGATACGACCTGAAGCAGTTTTATTATCTTCTTGTTCTGGAGGCACGAAATTTGCTCCTGAGGAAGACCGGAGCCAGGTTTTCAGACGTGCTGGAGGGCGAGGACGAGGTCATTCTTCAGCGAGTGCTCGATCGGGTGTCCGCGGCGTGGCTTCAGGCGGCTCAACACCAGTTGTTGAGCATGGACGCCGAGCTTCGTTTCGCTTCCTTCCCCCGGCTGGTGTTGGAAATGGGATTGCTGCGGCTGGCCCATTTAGGGGAGTTTTATGGCCTGGAAACCCTTCCCCCTGTGGCGTCGGAAAAGGACACAGGCCCGGATTCCCAAGTCTTCGAGTGCTCGAAAAAAACCGGGCGCGACTCGGACTCCGCCGTCAGGGAATCCCCGGCTATATTCGGGACCGGAGCCGAAAGTGGAGCCGGGGAAGACGGGACCAATGATGTCTCGGAGGATGAGCAGGCCGGACAGGAACCTGAAGAGCATTCGATCGAGCTCTGTGCAACCTCCGGTCCTGAGGAAACCGGCATTAAATCGATCTCAGGCTCATTTGATCAAGGGTGTTTTATAGACAGCCTGGCGCTTCAAAAGCCGGCCCTTGGAGTCATTCTCAAGCATGCGCATGTCTTTCGTGACGGAAATGGTGTGCTGGTGATTCAGCTTCCTTCGACTTCGAGTTTCAATGCTTCGATGGTTCGGGATTCGAGGGATGAATTGTCAAGGGTGGCCTCGGAGGTTGCGGGAACGACGATGAACGTTCGTATCGAGGAAACGGGCCCGTCTCGGGAAGCTCGACCTGTCACGCAAGAAAGGCTTGACGAAGGGCTTGGGCAAATGCAAAAAAAAGCGTTAGCGCATCCTATGATAAAGGAAATCAAGGCCGTTTTCAAAGGGGAGATGGTCGAGTTCATACCGCCCGCTCCCCTAAAGAATAAGGAGTAG
- a CDS encoding YbaB/EbfC family nucleoid-associated protein: protein MAKGFGNLMKQAQKMQQQMVKMQEELAGKTVEATVGGGMVRVTANGKQEIVSILIEPEVVDPEDVEMLQDLIRAAVNEALKKSQEMVSSEMSKITGGMSIPGLM, encoded by the coding sequence ATGGCTAAGGGCTTTGGGAACTTGATGAAACAGGCTCAGAAAATGCAACAGCAGATGGTGAAAATGCAGGAGGAACTGGCGGGAAAGACGGTCGAGGCGACGGTTGGCGGGGGTATGGTCCGAGTGACGGCCAACGGGAAACAGGAAATCGTGTCGATTCTCATCGAACCCGAGGTTGTGGACCCCGAGGATGTGGAGATGCTTCAAGATCTCATAAGGGCTGCTGTGAACGAAGCTCTCAAGAAATCGCAGGAGATGGTCAGCTCGGAGATGAGCAAGATTACCG